The window TGACAGCCAGTAAAGGGGGTATATCACAGCCCTTGAGACCACCACATTGTTGTGGTTGGCAAAGGATTTAGGAAAAATCTCTCCAAAAACAAGGACCAGAAGCGTCATGATACCGGTGGCAATGCCCACGGCATTGGACTGAAAATGGGCAATGGCAAGGGAAGTGGCAAGGGCTGATGCACCGATGTTGACCAGGTTGTTACCAATGAGAATAGTGGTTAAAAGGGTATGGGAGTTTTCTTTCATTTCAAGAATCAGCCGGCCGGAGTTTGACCCGTCCTTGGCAATATGCAGGGCTTTGACTTTGGAAATGGAGAAAAGCGCTGTTTCAGACATTGAAAAAAAACCTGAAAGAAGAAGGCAGAAACATAACAGGGTCAGTTCGAAACTCATAAACGACAATATTTCCTAATAATTTGACATCTTGGAAAATAAATAATCTAATCGCTTTTGCCTGATTTTGTCAAACAGGTAATTAGGGCATTGGCAGATATTTTCTGTTTTTTGTATCATTTTTGTGAATCAGGTTAAGTATAATAGCTGCCGCACGTTTCGGAGCACCCGGCAGGCCTAACCGTTTGCGAACCTGGCGCAGTTTCTGCCTATGACTGTCAAGTTCAGGAAGCATTGCTAATACAGTTTCACTGATGGTCCGGGAATTGGCGTTGTCCTGGAGCAGCTCCGGCATCACCTGGCTGCCCACAATCAGATTGGCAAGACCTACGAATTCAGTTTTCACAAGCAGCAGTGCAAGCCGGTAGGCCACAAAGGACATTTTATAGATGATGACAGTGGGCACAAGATTTAACGCCGCTTCCAGCGTAACGGTTCCCGATGCGGCAACCAAAAGACAGGCCTGGTCAAAAATCTGCTTGGGCCGTCCTGTTACAACCCGGCATAACTTACCGTTCGGGTGGTGAGAAACAATATTTTCAATGCGTTCTTCATGCCGTTTAATACCTGATGAAATAAGAAACCTGGCATGGGGGATTTTTTGGGCAATAATGCCTGCGGCATCCAGCATAACCGGAAGAAGGTTGTCAATTTCAGCAGTCCTTGAACCGGGAAGCATACCGACAACCAGATTATCTGACAAATCGGTTCTTTTATCTTTGCCTGAAACCGGCAGGCTTTGGGGGTATTCATCCACCAAGGGATTTCCCACATAGGTGGCAGATATTTTTTTTGCTTTATAAATGGGGATTTCAAAGGGAAAGATCAGTGCCACATGATCCGTAACTTTTGCAATGGTATCCAGGCGTTTTGCATTCCAGGCCCAGACTTTCGGCGCGATATAATAGCAGACAGGAATATCATAATGCTGTTTGATGAAGGCCGCGGTTTTCAGATTAAAGCCCGGATAGTCAATGAGCACAACAGCATCAGGGGGATCTGTTCTTAATCGTCGCTTGACAAGGGAAAAAGCCTGTTTGATGGCGCCTATTTGTTTGATGACTTGGACAAGTCCCATGGCTGACAGCCTGTCAATGGGAAAGAAAATATCTGCCCCCTGCTCTGCCATGGCTTTACCGCCAATGCCTGTAATCCGGATTCCGGGGCAAAGATGTTTTAAAGACCGCACCAGGGCTGCCCCGTGGAAGTCTCCGGAAGGCTCACCGGTAAGGATCATGACGTGCCGGGCACTTTTTATATCAAAGTTACAACGCGTTGCGGACAAAGTCACGGGATCCGCAGACCTGGCCAGCCCATGGCTGTTATTCATGGATCTCATCCTCGGTCACAGCAGTTATGCAGATATTGTACTGGTCTGCCAGGGCAATCATTTTTTCACGGTCAAATGAAATGGACTTTTCCGCCTCAAGCACAAGAACGTCTACCCCTGACCGGTGCATGGTTTCAATGGTGGTGCATCCTGTTGAAGGCAGGTCAAAGCGCAAGTCCTGGGCAGGTTTGGATAATTTTACAATGGTGGCCCCATTGCCCCGGCTCAGGC is drawn from uncultured Desulfobacter sp. and contains these coding sequences:
- the lpxB gene encoding lipid-A-disaccharide synthase, with the translated sequence MNNSHGLARSADPVTLSATRCNFDIKSARHVMILTGEPSGDFHGAALVRSLKHLCPGIRITGIGGKAMAEQGADIFFPIDRLSAMGLVQVIKQIGAIKQAFSLVKRRLRTDPPDAVVLIDYPGFNLKTAAFIKQHYDIPVCYYIAPKVWAWNAKRLDTIAKVTDHVALIFPFEIPIYKAKKISATYVGNPLVDEYPQSLPVSGKDKRTDLSDNLVVGMLPGSRTAEIDNLLPVMLDAAGIIAQKIPHARFLISSGIKRHEERIENIVSHHPNGKLCRVVTGRPKQIFDQACLLVAASGTVTLEAALNLVPTVIIYKMSFVAYRLALLLVKTEFVGLANLIVGSQVMPELLQDNANSRTISETVLAMLPELDSHRQKLRQVRKRLGLPGAPKRAAAIILNLIHKNDTKNRKYLPMP